A section of the Rhizophagus irregularis chromosome 16, complete sequence genome encodes:
- a CDS encoding cytosolic Fe-S cluster assembly factor cfd1, translated as MADTLATHLAGIKHIIIVLSGKGGVGKSSITTQLALCLVQRGNKVGILDIDLTGPSIPHMLGLDGKQVHQASSGWVPVFADENQNLCCMSIGFLLQNKNDSVVWRGPKKNAMIKQFLADVCWGELDYLIIDTPPGTSDEHISIAEYLKDINPDGAVIVTTPQTVALADVRKELNFCKKVKLPILGVVENMSGYVCPHCEECTNLFSTGGGEAMAQEFGVEFLGRVPIDPSLTLMIEKSNDDSATLENGLIKIYTESNLFKVFNKITDRIAAKVIT; from the exons ATGGCAGATACACTAGCAACACATTTGGCAGGAATTAAACACATAATAATTGTACTTTCGGGGAAAGGTGGAGTAGGAAAGAGTTCTATAACAACACAACTTGCACTATGCTTGGTTCAGAGAGGAAATAAAGTGGGTATTTTGGATATTGATCTTACTGGACCAAGTATACCACATATGTTGGGACTTGATGGTAAACAAGTTCACCAGGCTTCTTCAgg aTGGGTACCAGTTTTTGCAGATGAAAACCAAAATCTTTGTTGTATGTCTATTGGTTTTttactacaaaataaaaatgattctgTTGTATGGAGAGGACCTAAAAAGAATGCAATGATTAAACAGTTTTTGGCAGATGTTTGTTGGGGTGAATTAGACTATCTCATAATTGATACACCACCTGGTACATCTGATGAACATATATCTATTgctgaatatttaaaagatatcAATCCGGACGGTGCGGTTATTGTAACGACTCCACAG ACAGTTGCCTTAGCTGATGTCCGtaaggaattaaatttttgtaaaaaagtaAAACTACCGATATTAGGAGTTGTAGAAAATATGAGTGGATACGTATGCCCTCATTGTGAg GAATGTACAAATTTGTTTTCAACGGGTGGCGGAGAAGCAATGGCGCAAGAATTTGGTGTAGAGTTTTTAG gTCGTGTCCCAATTGATCCATCATTAACACTCATGATTGAAAAATCTAATGATGATAGTGCAACATTGGAGAATGGATTGATCAAAATATATACGGAATCTAATTTGTTTAAggtgtttaataaaattacggACAGAATCGCGGCGAAAGTTATTACATAA